tttaaagattttgattttaaaaagttactgttttgaaaatttcttcCAATCGATTTTCATGTAAGCTTTGTAACTAATATCCTATGGTGGGTGTTTTGCATGCATTTTCTTGGCTATGATATTTATATGAAGCCTAAACAACTTTCACTGATTTTGACTCAGAGTTGACTGCTCTttgtaaaaactttaaaatattgcaTGTTAAGCATAGGAgaagcaaatacaaaattctagtttgaacgcAAATTCGGACTCATAACCTCTCATACTTAAGGTGATTACGCTATCATGAGTCTACAGACGTTGTTCATATTatagataaataataaaataactgaTCTGTTTTGAGATAATTTCTTGTTGATCTACTTTGAATCATTTAGTGTCACTTGTATTGATGTTATAGCTTTTTATAGATGAATACCATGAACCAAAAGGTATCTACTGTAAACAGAGCACCCCTTATTTTATGTCAGTGCAGTTTGAAAAGGGATGTCACTCATATGTGCTGCAATTCAGTTTTAACAAACATTGTGGCTGAACGTGTGCTGtgtaacttaaaaaaatagtaaaaaggtGCACCATCAGTAGTTAAAACAATGtctatttcaaatataatcatgatgagtcttttgtagatgaaatgCGCGTTTGGCATACACAATTTCAATCCTATCTATGATGGGtttatttaaaactatcattttctaGTAATAACAATGTTTGTTTTGTGCTCGCCTTCAAGTTTAGTTTGTTTATTAAGTTAAATATAAGTAATTTTCTATTGGTCAGCATTGTCATATCGCCTTACTGGTTCGAACATAACCTTTATAATTCATTAATCTAATGTTAAGAAATTGTGCGTACAAGTGCCAGTTAAAGCAACATTCGTAGttgacacattttgtacatttcaacTCAGATTCGTTTTAAGTAGCTATTTCAATGTTTGCACTTCATTAACAGACCCGAATAAATCATCGATaggatgattaaaaaaatttccTGGTACGAATTGTACTTGTTTCACCTTTACGTATGTAACAGTTTTATCTGGAATTGTTTTATCTATCGATCTACTGGTACCAAAAATATGCGCGGCGGACAGGGAACACAGTGTTTCATCTAGATGGTTCTTCCTCTTCTCTAGTCCATTTTTTCTTTGTCTCACAGAATCTAACTCTTTTTTAACGAGATCCTCACTTGGTTTTCTTAATTTATCCAACTCTGATAAAAGTTTATCAGCATGGCGTATAATTTTATCTTTGAATTCTATAATTGTATCCTTATTTTCTGCCAATTGTTTATTCTCTTCGGACAATATGTGTTGCATGTTCGATCCTTGTTTCTTACAATCATGAATTTCTGATTCAATTTTGCATTTTACATCCCTAATGACTTTGAGCTTTCTCTCATAAACTATGTCCAGTCTACTGTATTTATGGTTTTGGTGATCTCCAATCAAGCACTCAGAACACACTGGCCTGTCACAGTTATTACAGTACAATAAACACGTTTCGTCGTTATGTTGTGTACAAGCCATTCTTGTTAAGTCGACTTGTCGGGTGGTTTCTAGGGCCTTTTCACTTTCAAAGTCCTTCCGTTCAATAACTTTATGGTCCTTGGACGATTTACTTTTCGAATGAATTCGTGAATTACACAGTTCACATAAGAACAAGTCACAGTTTATACACTTCCATTTAATGCAAATAGACTCCTCACAGAATTGACAAACAGATATATTCTTTTGTTTGCGTGTTGAAGTAGAAAAGGCCATAATGTGATGAAACAAGAATTGCTAAGTACAAGTTGATTTAATAGAAATAATGTACAATAACAGTCAGATTGtgaaaaaagttaattttaatttacCTCTGACGAAGCCAAATTTTGACTTAGATAACGTAAGGCCATGATAGATATATGTTCCTCTTTCAATTGTTTCTAGTTTGAACAGTTTGTAGATGAAAACTTGTCCCATTTTCatgatgaaatgtttttattttattttattcatattgtcTAAGAACATACATACTTCggtatataatttttatattgccAGCAATTAAGTCGCGCTAGCGAGTTCAATGTCTTAATTTACGGTGACAGTGTGttaattatctgttttatgAGGTGAATTTTAAAGGACCTacttattataataattattcaatGGCAATAATTTTTTGGTTTGCATTTCTTTTAGCGGCGATTGTctcattttcatgaatattattttgCCCACCTTCTGGTACTGttctattgactttaaaaatatataataaaatgaaaagcaTTGAGATTGTCAACAGTGAATTTTAGGACTAGTTTTTATGATGGGCCAGATATACTGCCTCCTCCTATTAATTTGCCGCCAAAAATTAAGATTTAATTTGTATGGCCTAAGACGACTTAAACTTTTGTACTGAACCTCAATGATATGGGACCAATGATATGATTAAGTACAAAAACACATATATTTGCATAGATTATCAATCATGCCAtatgtaaatgtctttttaaataaattgcaatTTTATACTTTATCCTAAAATAAGGTCAAATAACGAAAGAAAACACTTTTAATTATGATGAGTGTATTTACAGAATGCCTTGAATATTATTTACCGTATTATCATGAGAACCACTGAACACCTTTAGTTgtgatatattatttaaaagagagacgaaagataccaaagagacagtcaaactcataaatctaaaacaaactgacaacgccgtggctaaaaacgaaaaagacaaacagaaaaacaatagtacacatgacacaacataaaaaactaaagaataaacaacacgaaccccaccaaaaactagaggtgaACTCAGgagctccggaagggtaagcagatcctgctccacatgtggtacacgtcgtgttgcttatgtgattacaaatccggtaaatagtctaaatcggaaggtcacattcatgaaagggaaggggattgtagttactatgaaaggaacatatccgaaaTCATATGTGAAACaattattccataacggtcaaccaactcgtgatggcatccgtaaaatttacgaagggatgatttcaacttcaccatttggaactcttggtttaatatctTCCTtttgagcagtaaccctctatcaagaacaTTCTTATTCTCAGTTCTCATAGAACATTCTCATTTTTACCTTGCCCAGATATTTAGAAGCGAGCCTGGTAAACTTATcgatcctttaaataaacttattatcTAAAAGGTTTCAAATTTAACAATGTAACTAGattcttgaatattttttattggcattgatatacattttgttatcagtataTTAAAACctaactaaatatttttgttatttatatatacactttcatggatctacaatctgccGATACATGCATCTTGGCATTACACAAGgtaatgtttttctctggctgtttattaCGTCTCGTTGAATGTGTACGGATTGACAAttaagtcttagatgcatgtttGTTCTATTAGTTGTTAGTAGCTTACAAGTAGTTgccagtaactgcgagtactctcagatctgtatttAGTGTCCTTTTGTTGTAAAGATACTCAAATATCCGtccacgtccactctgtgtagGATTTCTATTGGTATCCATCTGAATACTAGTAGttcagcctttttcaactgatttttatggtTCGCTCTTATGATGTACTGTCAAACCACTGCCCCAAGTAAGGGGAGGAATtgaatcccgctaacatgtttaacaccgccacattctgtatgtatgtatatgtcccaagtcaggagcatttaattcagtggttgtcgtttgttgatgcgttacatatttgttttgcgttaattttttgtacataaattaagccgttagtttgctcatttgaattgttttacatttggcattttcggggcattttatagctgactatgcggtatgggctttgcttattgttgaaggttgtatggtgacctatagttgttagtttctgtgtcattttgtctcttgtggagagttgtctcatttgttatcataccacatcttctttattatataacatgttataaattttatgcTGCAGACGCTCTTTTCCCGAGTTATCTTCTTTTTGAAGGCCACGGAAATATTAGTACTGAAACATGTTAAAGCTTTATGACCAAAAGGGACGTTCATATAATAGCCAATTCCATCAAAGGTCAACTTTGTCGAAGGGAGTAGGAACATAGGTTTCTGTTTATAATTTCTTAATATATAAACGGAATGTGTAGGAAAAGTatgtaaaaataatgtcaatACTAAAACAATGACTACTGAGGTGATAATACTAGAGGCCTAATAGTCCACCAATAGcggaaatgacaaatgtatttattactTTCATAATCTCCAAACGATTAAGATTTTGACATATTGTGAAGACACCTATCTTTTTTAAGACTCTATGTACCCTCTAGATTCCTTTTGTTGAAGACTGAATTTACCGTCTAGATGtctttttttgaaaactatATGTTCCTTCTATACATCGTTTGTTGAAGACTGTGTGTTACTTCTTACCACTTAGATTGTGATTTACCATCTACATCGTAGAACTGTTTTGCTGAAAGATAATTAGGAACGCTAGTAGACATGTCTCTGTATTTCTACATCTAACATGTACGTATTTAGTTCTGATGTTTTATCTGTAATTCTGGTTGGGAATTGGGTTTTTTGTACTATCGTGGTggttttttattctattttaattttcatgtttgtataaacatatagatatttaaataatCACCTAGTTtattatactgtaatgtttaggTTAAATCAATTATATGCACAAGATTAATTGGTTTTTAAAGTAAGATTTAGAAGAAAATCCGATATGGTtagaataaataattttaaaataacaccattattaacataattctatattcatgttcttgttattattatgatataataaacataacacCATAACAAACTTTTCCCCAATTCTTTTATTCAGTTGTTTTTAATATGTACCTGTGACGTCAATGTGTGTGGCGTTGATACATTCGTGTGACGCACAGTTAATAATTCCATTATGCTGTATTTCTGtacttttgtaaattaattttacGTGTTCGTTGTTATTCTGTGGTTTTCATGTCGAAACGtactattttatcatttatttgcactgtattcctgtcatgtCATGTTGTCATATTATCGGTATTTAATCATTTCTATATAAGCAGGAGGTTTGGCTAgacataaaaccaggttcaagccatcgtttttctttttcttaaatgGTTCCGTACCTATTAAGGAATACGGCAtgtgttatcaaatagttctgttctatgtatgttgcaatgacgtttgtttttgttgttccgTTGCTTTCATCTTATAAATGTGTTGTCCTCTATTTTAGTATGTAAcccagtttttttttctcgcaATGGATTTATGACTTCTGTACTAAGGTATACTacggttgcctttatttatttaccatCTCTATGTCTTTTGTTGAAAACCACGTGTCCCCCTAAATAAAAGAACACATAGACGATTTTCTTTGTtctttattgatgttttttttttggatggTAACGTTCCTGTTGATTTTTCTTACTGTGTGTTTATTTCCGAGCTCATTTATCAAGTCCGTGTCTGTAGTAAGATTTACGATGTTAATGAACGTACTGTATGTATAACGGATAAATTATCTTCTCAAGGATTTTCGAGTACTCGCTCGGTAAACATTTCTAAAATGGAAACACAAAAGTTTACCATTTTATGTATTGTAGGTTGTTGTTTTATGATCGTAAACCTTCAACCAGACAATAGTCAAGGAAATTTATACCACCATTAATAGCTcatttactacatgtactaataaTGTAAATTGGTAATAACGTtattaaatatctataaaaaaataatttcttaaacAGTTTTTGTAACCCGTGATacaacacatttattgatcACCAAAGAGGTGATAATTACACTTACTGATGTCCTTAATCATTTTCTGATGGTAGGTAAGGGTGCAACGAATTTGTTCTTATGATAAACTATCATCTTGTAAACTTTTTATTGGACGTAGCGatttatcaaatttgttagGTAACTGACGATACAGAGGTGGGGGAGTTACTAAGCTTAAAGTATCAGTCCTAGGAAAACTCACTCTCTTATATATCCTACATATACCTCTGTTTTGATGAAGtataaatgacaattatacGCAAACATTCGAATCgtactattttttattaattttgaaaaatatataatgtccCGGGAGGTACTTTCATCAAGAAAGCAATAGCATTCTAACAAAAAACCGATTAGTCGAGTATAATTTTGGTAATTAATACTCGGTGCTACCGAGTAATATACAAGTACTCGAGAACTCATTGACCTCTCTACAAATAATACAAGGCAACATTATCATAttgtacattaatttttatataaccaatataattttataaatctgtgatttagAGTACCAAGTCCCAATCCAGAGTTTGTCGTCATCATCAATACTAAGACTGTAGGGGCGGAATATGCCGAGCTCCGAGATATTCTTGCACATTATAACCTCTCCAGTAAGGCTTAATATGTGGAGGGTTTGATTGTTACAGTCAGTAACTATAACTATTTCAGTAGATGTTACCGCTATATCTTTTGTGTCAAACTTATCAAAACTTCCATTATATTTCCATTGGAGTTGTCCTATTTTATCTATCACCACTAACCTCCCTGTTCCATCGTGTAAGATATCTACAACAAAGATGTATTTGTCGTTAGTGCAGATTCTGCGTGGCCATGTAAACAGTCTTTGATTATATCTGTCATACTCGAAACATTGTTTAATATCCCCGTTATGATCCATTAATACAACTCTTCTTACAGTGTCCTTACTAAATGTATTGCGGTCCGATTCACTTAAGCCCAGAAATATttcgttttgtttgtttacatgaaCACCTAACGTATACAAGGGAGAAACCATCCCAAATGCCGTAGATTGATTATCTGTGGTATACAgctgtaaatttgtttttcttga
This is a stretch of genomic DNA from Mytilus trossulus isolate FHL-02 chromosome 6, PNRI_Mtr1.1.1.hap1, whole genome shotgun sequence. It encodes these proteins:
- the LOC134723103 gene encoding E3 ubiquitin-protein ligase TRIM45-like; the protein is MAFSTSTRKQKNISVCQFCEESICIKWKCINCDLFLCELCNSRIHSKSKSSKDHKVIERKDFESEKALETTRQVDLTRMACTQHNDETCLLYCNNCDRPVCSECLIGDHQNHKYSRLDIVYERKLKVIRDVKCKIESEIHDCKKQGSNMQHILSEENKQLAENKDTIIEFKDKIIRHADKLLSELDKLRKPSEDLVKKELDSVRQRKNGLEKRKNHLDETLCSLSAAHIFGTSRSIDKTIPDKTVTYVKVKQVQFVPGNFFNHPIDDLFGSVNEVQTLK